The nucleotide window CGTTTCCTGAAGAGAAGATGATGGCTGAAATTCTGGCGCTATTGTAGAGGTGAGCGTTTCCGATGTGGCTAAAGTTCTTCCAGGTGGGAGAGGGGAAGCTACTTCCGCTTTTGATTCTGGAGATGAAAGTGGAGAACCAACAGGTATGGAATAATTACTTTGATAGAAAACATAACCAACATCTTTGAATTTTGTTAAGTCAACACCTTCTTGTAAATTTTTAAAGAGTTGTTGAGCGGTAGGATTTGTTACATCTACGAAAGTAAAGTAATCATGATAACCATAAAAAGCAATGGTATGGTATTCATATTTTCCGATTTTGTTCTTTAACCAAATGTTAATATTGCCATATCGTGGTGAATCAGTGCTTTCCTTTAACGTTTTTTCAATTGTTGCTAAATCTTGATTATAAGATTCTGGTTTCCTTACTTTCATCATGGTGGCTCTACCATTTGAAGTTAATTTAATCTCCTGTCGGTGAGTAAATTTTGATTCATCACTGGAAATTTCAAGATGAGTATAGTAAGGCTGGAAATTTTTATTGCTACTTTCGGCGATCACTATTTTTCTGTGGGAGGAAGCCGGCTCGCCAGTCTCTGTTTTAAAGAAAAAAGAATGATACTCATCTTCTTCCTCTTCTCTTACCTCAGGTCTTGGCAGATCTTTGTCATATCGAAGAAACTCTCCGCTTGCATCATCTTTGCCGTCTGGTATTTCGGTGCAAGGATGTCTAGTTAATGTATTTTTGCTGGGGCGCACGCCTTGACCCGGGTAAGTCATGTGGCGCTTGTGCAGAACTTCGCTAACAAAAAGAATATTTAAATCACAGCGTGAGTCTAAATTGGGTAATGGATCTCCTTTTTTAGTTAATACAAGGTTTGTGGCGGCTTGCATTAATGATAGTTCTGATATAGGGTGGGTTAATTCTTCTTTTTTTAGAGGTTGATTTTGTTTTTTTTCTGAAGACATTTGCTTTTCTCTTTTAAGTTTTGGACTATAAAAACTATATTTAAATTCGGTTTTAAGGAACCTTATTATATCTTGCTTAAAGCTAAAATTCGAATAATATATAATAAAATAAGAATAAAAATTAAGGAAACATTAAATTTTATGTTTTTTCCCAATTTGACGTTGCCTGGCTTGCTGGTTTGGGTTTCAGGAATAAGTTGCAGGGTGGGTGGAGAAGGCAGTTAGGATTTCGATTAATTTAGTTCCTGGAATGACCATAGTATTGCATGAGCCAGTTTTTGAAAGTGGGATCATCAATAAAATATTTGGGCAAGCTCCCTGTTTGCATTAGAACCTAATTTGTCTCAAGCCTTAGTTCATTTTATATTTAAAAACTAATTGGATTTAAATTGTCTAATTATACTTATTTATAAATTATATCTAATTTGAGAGATTAGCTATGTTAATTGGATGCTAGTAGGTAGTGCTAGGCTATAACTTGATGGGACTATTCGTCGGGTTTGATCTTTTTCTTCTTTCCAGAGGCATGGCGTGCACGTAATTCAATATCAATATATTTATCGGTAATTGCGCTGGAGCCATGTCCGGCATCATCTCTGACATGTTCTCGTGGGCGGTGTTTGACATCATCTGAAATACCAGTATGCCGCAGCCAATGGACTGTGGCTGCTTTCAGTTGTTCTGCTTCTTCAGTAAAACCATCATTTCCTAAGCGAGAAACTGCTGCATTAAAACAATCTTGTACAATGGCGCGGATTTGACGCGTACTATTGATAGGCCCTTGTCCGCGTATTTTAGGTAGCAGGGGCGTGGTTTCGCCGGGATAGGGTAATGGGGTGAGGTTTAAACTTTGTCGGTAACGTTTTAACGCAGCTAACATGGCGTCACTCACCGTAATGATACGTTGCTTGTTGCCCTTGCCTACAGTAGTAAACCACCAATTGCCGTCCATATCTTTTTGAAAATGCCCCATTTGTGGTTCCCAGCGCTTGCTAGCGGCCAGCTCAGAGATTCGAAGATACATGCCGTACAATGCGTTCATCATAAATAATGTACGTTCATGTTGCGGATCATTGGCGGCTAACTGTTCTGCTGTTTCCAGCACGTAGAACCATTGGGTTTCGCCTAGGCGGCGTATGACGGAAGTAGTTTGGTATTTGCGCAGGAACTTACTTTTTTGGCGGATTTGCGCCACGGGGTTTAATTCAACATATTCTTCTTGTAGCAGATAACTGAAAAAACTTCCTAGGATAGCAAACAAAGCTTGTAAGGCTTTTTGTGAGAGCGTGTATTTTTTAGGATCAGCCGTTTCCCCACGGCTGTGTGCGACTTTATTCACAGTTGCGACAAAAGGACGCCACGCGGGATTAGTCATGCGAGTACCATTTTTATCTAAAAAGCGCGGCACGTTTTTAATACCAATCCAGGTGGCGGGAGGCTTTTGGCAAAACTCCACGAAGCTTTCAATATCATGGCGTCTAATTTGGTTTAAGGATTTACCCGCAATCCACCAACTCCATTGCAGTAAACGTTCAATCTCACGACGATAAGAGGAAAAAGTGGCTTCACTGCCGCGATAAGCGCGTAAAAATTGCGCCGCCTGGAAATAATCTTGCGTGCAATTAGGCAGGCTTTGGCAAGGGTTTTCTATAAAGTTATTTAGGTATTCTAAGGTGTCAAAGAGTGGGGCGGGAGATTGCTTTAAATAATCCGTTGTTGGTTTTGACTGCATAGGGATTCTCAATATTTTAATACTGAATGTACAGAATAACTGTTAAGCTGATTTTTGCCCTGCAATGCTTGCAATTCAATCAGAAAAGCCAGGGCTGCAACTTGGCCGCAAGCAGCTTCTGTCATATCAATCACAGCTTTAGCAGTGCCACCGGTCGCTAGTAAATCATCCACTATGAGTATACGTTTGCCTGGATGTATTGCATCTTGGTGCATTTCTAAAGTTTGTTCTCCATATTCCATCGCGTAGGAGGTACGAGTGGTTTTTGCAGGTAATTTATTGGGTTTTCGTACTGGAATAAATCCAGCCTGCAAGCGGTACGCTACCATGGCTGCAAAAATAAAACCACGCGCTTCGATGCCTATTACTAAATCAATGCCGGCGTTGATAAAAGGTTCTGTCAAAGCTTCTACGGCTAGATGTAATCCATTAGCATCCTTAAGCAAAGTGGTGATATCGTAGAATAAGATCCCTGGCTTTGGAAAATCGGGGATTTCACGGATCAAATGCTGGAGATATTCGGTAGTTTTGGTCATGACAGGTGATTTCATGCGATACATTCCAGGTGAGAATTGGGTGTCTGCTAGTTTATACTGTAAAAATTTTCTCGTCGATGGTATAAACTTTACCTCAAAATTAATAAATACTTAAACACTCAGAGTTTGCTCTGTAGAGTGCGAAAAAAGCTTGTCATTCCTGCCTACGCGGGAATGACAAGCTTTTTTCGTACTCTACAGATGATATCTGTCACAAGGACATACCCATGATAATTCAAAATATACTGCAGGCCATCGGCAAAACTCCGATTGTAAAGCTCAATCGCATCGGTGCTGAATTGCCTTGTGAACTTTATGCTAAGTGCGAATTTTTAAATCCAGGTGGCTCTGTGAAAGATCGCATTGGTTACTATATGGTAGAACAGGCTGAAAAGCGGGGTGAGATCAAACCGGGTGATACATTAATTGAACCAACTTCGGGTAATACTGGCATTGGGATTGCATTGGCTGCTGCAGTGAAAGGTTATGACGTCATTATCACCATGCCGGAAAAAATGAGTCACGAAAAGCAGGTAGTGCTGGAGGCGCTGGGTGCCAAGATTTATCGCACACCTTCTGAAGCCGCGTGGGATGCGCCGGAGAGCCATATTTCTTTAGCTAAACGTCTACAGCAGGAAATTCCTAATGCTCATATTTTAGATCAGTATGGTAATCCTGATAATCCGGGCGCGCATTTTAAATTTACTGCCCAGGAAATCCTCGATGATATGGATGGACAACTTGACATGGTGGTGGCCAGTGCCGGCACTGGGGGCACTATCACTGGCCTAGCCAGGCGACTTAAGCAAGCAAAGCCGGATATTAAAATCATTGGTGTGGATCCCATTGGTTCCATATTAGGCGGCGGTACTGAGGTAAAGCCCTATCTGGTAGAAGGAATTGGTTATGATTTTATACCCAAAGTGTTGGATAACAGCTTGATAGATGAATATATCAAAATTAATGACAAAGACTCTTTTTTAATGGCGCGACGCTTAATCCGTGAGGAAGGTTTATTGGTGGGCGGCTCCTCTGGTGGAGCAGTGTGGGCGATGTTGCAAGCCGCTGCAAAACTGCGTGCTGGACAACGGTGTTTAGCTATATTGCCTGATTCCATACGCAATTACATGTCAAAGTTTGTAGATAATAAATGGATGCAGGAGCATGGTTTTATTCAATAAATACCAGTGTTTACAAGAACTTGAAAGCTGCAAAGCAAGGATTTTTAAATCCAGATGAAGCATTAAAATGGAGTAATCAAATGAATAATCGATTAAATGAGCCGGCAAAACAACAAAAACCAGCCACCCGCGTCATCCATGCCGGCCAGCATCCCGATCCATCCACGGGTGCGGTGATGATGCCAATTTACGCTACTTCGACTTATGCCCAACAAAGCCCAGGACAACACCAGGGCTATGAATATTCCCGCACTAAAAATCCCACGCGTTCGGCTTTTGAGCGCTGTATTGCTGATTTGGAGTCAGGGGAGCAAGGATTTGCTTTTGCTTCAGGCATGGCAGCTACAGCAACTTTACTTGATTTACTATCCTCAGGCGATCATGTATTGGTGATTGATAATGTTTATGGTGGCACTTATCGCTTATTTGAAAATGTGCGCCGGCGTTCTGCAGGCTTACAATTTACTTTTGTAGATTTCACTGATATGGAAACAGTAAAAGCCGCAATTTTGCCGACAACTAAAATGATATGGGTAGAATCACCTAGCAATCCGTTGTTAAAACTAGTCGATTTAAGCGCAGTAGCGGCTTTAGGCAAAGCGCGTGGTATATTGACTGTGGCTGATAATACATTTGCCACACCCATGGCACAGCGACCATTGGAATTTGGATTTGATATTGTCATGCACTCTACCACTAAATATATTAATGGCCATTCCGATGTGATTGGTGGTGCTGTTGTAGTGCAAGATAGCGCATTAGGTGAACAATTGGCTTATCTGCAAAATTCCTCAGGGGGTGTTGCCAGCCCTTTTGATAGTTTTTTGACATTGCGCGGCGTGAAGACTTTGGCTTTGCGAATGGAGCGTCACACTGAAAATGCGTTTCGGTTGGCAGCTTGGCTTGAGAAGCATCCGCGCGTAGCTAAAGTCTATTATCCAGGATTGCAAAGCCACCCGCAGTATGCATTGGCGCAACGTCAGATGCAGCTGGCCGGCGGGATGGTGAGTGTAGAGTTATGTTATGATTTAAAGAAGACTAAGCAATGTTTATCCCGCTGTCGGTTATTTACTTTAGCGGAAAGTTTGGGCGGCGTTGAAAGTTTGATTGAACATCCGGCGATTATGACGCATGCGTCCATACCCAAAGTTGAGCGGGAAAAAATGGGCATTACGGATAATTTTATTCGTCTGTCGGTGGGTATTGAGGATGTGGAGGATTTACAGGAAGATTTACGCTTTATGCTTGAGTTTTAGTTTGAATATTTTCCTCGTGTAAGTAGAAGCATCAATCTAAGCAGCATATCTCTTTCCCATACCCCTTGCACTGTAACCCCTCTCCCGTCTGTGACCGAAGGGAATCCCCTTGCGGGATGGGAGAGGGGTTACAGTGCAATTGGCTGAACGAGTATAGCTATAATTCGATAAGGATCAATCCATGCAAAAACTAAAAATCCTCGCTATCTGCTTACTGCTATCCATACAGCTTGCAAGTTTTGCTGCCTACCCACCTCCAGTGGTTGCACAGCATGGCATGGTCGTTTCCAGCCAGCCTCTGGCCTCGCAAGTGGGTGTGGATATCCTACGTCAAGGTGGTAATGCTATCGATGCGGCTGTCGCTGTCGGATATGCATTGGCTGTGGTCTATCCTGCTGCAGGTAATTTAGGCGGCGGTGGTTTTATGATGCTGCATCTGGCGGATGATAGAAATGTATTTCTGAATTTCCGCGAAAAAGCGCCCAAAGCTGCAAGTAAGGACATGTATCTTGATGCGCAAGGTAACATAATTCCTGGACGCAGCACAGAAGGGTATTTGGCTGTCGGTGTGCCGGGAACAGTATTAGGCTTAAATACCGCATTAAAAAAATACGGCACCATGTCACTAAAGCAAGTGATGGCGCCGGCGATCAAATTAGCTGAGCAAGGATATGTGCTGACAGCAGAGGACGCGAAAGTTTTAAATACCGCGACAGATAGTTTTAAGAAACAACTGAATGTCGCAGCGATATTCCTTAAAAATGGCCAGCCTTATCAAGCAGGCGAGCGTCTGATACAGGGTAAACTTGCGCAAACTTTAAAATTAATTGCCGCCAATGGTAGTGATGTCTTCTATAAGGGTAGTATTGCTGATCGTATTGTTAATGCCTCAAAAACCAATGGCGGCATTCTGAGTAAGGAAGATTTTACTGACTATACCATGAGCGAATTATCGCCAATTAGCTGCGATTACCACGGTTACACGATTGTGTCAGCGCCACCACCGAGTTCAGGCGGGGTGACTTTATGTGAAATGTTAAATATTCTTGAAGGTTATCCATTAGGATATATGGGCTTTCATTCGGCGGCTATTTAGTTGAAGCCATGCGTTATGCCTATTATGACCGCAATAATAGCCTGGGTGATCCCGATTTTATTACCAATCCGGTGGCCAAATTAATTTCCAAAGATTATGCGCAAGAGATCCGTAATAAAATCTCCGAGTTTCGTGCTACACCTTCTAGTGAGCTTAAAGGAGAGCCCGCTCATGAAGATGTGAATACCACACATTTTTCTATTGTGGATGTTAAAGGTAATGCGGCCAGTGTGACCTATACATTGAATAGCCGCTTTGGTGCGAAGGTGATAGCGGGTGATACGGGATTTTTTCTTAATGATGAAATGGATGATTTCACCAGTAAATCTGGAGTGCCGAATCAATTTGGATTGGTGCAGGGAGTTAATAATGCCATCCAGCCGGGCAAGCGTCCCTTGAGTGCGATGGCTCCTACTTTGGTGTTCAAAGACAATAAATTGTTTATGGTTTTAGGTGCTCCAGGCGGTTCTACTATTATCACAGCCGTATTGCAGACTATTTTGAATGTAATAGATTATGGCATGGATATTAAAACTGCGGTGAATATGCCGCGTATTCATTTCCAATGGCTGCCGGATAAAATATGGGAAGAACCTTGGGCGATACCTAAAGATGCAGCGGAAAAACTGGCGATGGAAGGGTATCAATCCGCGCCGGCACCGTTTATATTGGGTATAGTGGAAGCGATTTTAATTGATTCAAAGAATCATACGTTAAATGGGGCAGGGGATGATCGCATGCCGTTAAGTACGGCTTTAGGATATTGACCCACCCCATTAGAAAAAGGGGTGGAAGGCCGCAAGGCCTGAGGGGGGATTTAAAAAGCTGATGAGTACTAACACACAATATTAGGCACCCAAAACTCTCTAAATCCCCCCGCAGGCCTTATGGCCTATGACCCCCTTTTTCAAAGGGGGTGAGGCTTTATTAAAGATAAGCTCCTAAACCTTAAGCACTTCCTGAATATTAATACCGGTGTAATTGTTCATATGTAAATAAACCAGTAGATAATGCGCCAATGGAACATCAGCAACTCTGTGCAGATAGGATGAAGCTTCGCGGAACATCAAGCCATTCGGGGTGCGTATGGCCAATCCAATATGAGAAATATATAGCGGTGTACCAATTTGATTTTCTAATTTGGCTCTTGGATTTACAATTTCGATAATACTTCCAGAAGGTATCTGATTAAAAATAGAGTCTACTGGTTGTTGTTGTGCGTCGAATAAGCGCGTCATGGGTAAATAAACTAGCTGACTGTTTTGTGGTGAAAAATATCTGCTGAAACTTTGTAGCTCCCGCAAACGCTGCTGTATCGCTGAAGGTGATAAGGGCTGCAAAAGTTTAAGCTGGCTGACATTCATTGAAAGAAACCAGTTTGGTTTATCGATGCGTATTTCCTGTGAAACTGAAATAGGTTTGCCTTGGTTATCTACAAAGCTCGCGGTAATATCACGAACATAACCTTTATGCGCGTTATTTAAATTCCAGTCCGTTTCCATAAAATGATTACGGTTAATAAACGCCGGTTTGCCATTACGGTAGTTAATGTTTTTGATATTGCGTTGAAATTGCGCCAGATTATTCGATTCAGCTAATGACACGATGGTATTAACATAAGTCACACAATCAAAAGCGTCTGTTCGATAAAGTGGATTTTGGTTGTAACGGCTATTTTCACCCTCGCCTGCTGCATCAAAAAGATAAGGTTTGCCAAGAAAATAAGCGCTATAAGCAGCTAGTTTGGCTTTGATATCTGAAGTTTTTTTGGTAGAAATGGACTGAAATAATTGTTGAATTTCCTGGTCGTATTGAGATTGTTCATAGGCAGGGATAACTGTGGGTTGTTCTGCGTTTGATGCGGCAAAGCCCATCGGCATTAACAACAAAACAAAAGAATAAATTAATAATTTAACAAATTTTTTCATATATGTTGTTTAATTTTAAAAGCCAGAAAATGATAATAAATTATAACATAATTTTCATTTTTTACCAAATTTTCAATGCCTTAACCTCTTTAGTTGTAGTCCACATC belongs to Gammaproteobacteria bacterium and includes:
- a CDS encoding tyrosine-type recombinase/integrase, with amino-acid sequence MQSKPTTDYLKQSPAPLFDTLEYLNNFIENPCQSLPNCTQDYFQAAQFLRAYRGSEATFSSYRREIERLLQWSWWIAGKSLNQIRRHDIESFVEFCQKPPATWIGIKNVPRFLDKNGTRMTNPAWRPFVATVNKVAHSRGETADPKKYTLSQKALQALFAILGSFFSYLLQEEYVELNPVAQIRQKSKFLRKYQTTSVIRRLGETQWFYVLETAEQLAANDPQHERTLFMMNALYGMYLRISELAASKRWEPQMGHFQKDMDGNWWFTTVGKGNKQRIITVSDAMLAALKRYRQSLNLTPLPYPGETTPLLPKIRGQGPINSTRQIRAIVQDCFNAAVSRLGNDGFTEEAEQLKAATVHWLRHTGISDDVKHRPREHVRDDAGHGSSAITDKYIDIELRARHASGKKKKIKPDE
- a CDS encoding adenine phosphoribosyltransferase, coding for MKSPVMTKTTEYLQHLIREIPDFPKPGILFYDITTLLKDANGLHLAVEALTEPFINAGIDLVIGIEARGFIFAAMVAYRLQAGFIPVRKPNKLPAKTTRTSYAMEYGEQTLEMHQDAIHPGKRILIVDDLLATGGTAKAVIDMTEAACGQVAALAFLIELQALQGKNQLNSYSVHSVLKY
- a CDS encoding pyridoxal-phosphate dependent enzyme — protein: MIIQNILQAIGKTPIVKLNRIGAELPCELYAKCEFLNPGGSVKDRIGYYMVEQAEKRGEIKPGDTLIEPTSGNTGIGIALAAAVKGYDVIITMPEKMSHEKQVVLEALGAKIYRTPSEAAWDAPESHISLAKRLQQEIPNAHILDQYGNPDNPGAHFKFTAQEILDDMDGQLDMVVASAGTGGTITGLARRLKQAKPDIKIIGVDPIGSILGGGTEVKPYLVEGIGYDFIPKVLDNSLIDEYIKINDKDSFLMARRLIREEGLLVGGSSGGAVWAMLQAAAKLRAGQRCLAILPDSIRNYMSKFVDNKWMQEHGFIQ
- a CDS encoding PLP-dependent aspartate aminotransferase family protein, translating into MNNRLNEPAKQQKPATRVIHAGQHPDPSTGAVMMPIYATSTYAQQSPGQHQGYEYSRTKNPTRSAFERCIADLESGEQGFAFASGMAATATLLDLLSSGDHVLVIDNVYGGTYRLFENVRRRSAGLQFTFVDFTDMETVKAAILPTTKMIWVESPSNPLLKLVDLSAVAALGKARGILTVADNTFATPMAQRPLEFGFDIVMHSTTKYINGHSDVIGGAVVVQDSALGEQLAYLQNSSGGVASPFDSFLTLRGVKTLALRMERHTENAFRLAAWLEKHPRVAKVYYPGLQSHPQYALAQRQMQLAGGMVSVELCYDLKKTKQCLSRCRLFTLAESLGGVESLIEHPAIMTHASIPKVEREKMGITDNFIRLSVGIEDVEDLQEDLRFMLEF
- a CDS encoding N-acetylmuramoyl-L-alanine amidase-like domain-containing protein; the protein is MKKFVKLLIYSFVLLLMPMGFAASNAEQPTVIPAYEQSQYDQEIQQLFQSISTKKTSDIKAKLAAYSAYFLGKPYLFDAAGEGENSRYNQNPLYRTDAFDCVTYVNTIVSLAESNNLAQFQRNIKNINYRNGKPAFINRNHFMETDWNLNNAHKGYVRDITASFVDNQGKPISVSQEIRIDKPNWFLSMNVSQLKLLQPLSPSAIQQRLRELQSFSRYFSPQNSQLVYLPMTRLFDAQQQPVDSIFNQIPSGSIIEIVNPRAKLENQIGTPLYISHIGLAIRTPNGLMFREASSYLHRVADVPLAHYLLVYLHMNNYTGINIQEVLKV